The Nitrospirales bacterium genome includes a window with the following:
- a CDS encoding FAD-dependent monooxygenase yields MDLQKDVVIVGAGGGGAILATKLARKHISATVLEQSSGPPQGLRGEILQPNGQRILDEMGLLAQLPSHAIRPVRYFHFRRVGGERLCTVDYGTLPQPYNRALVMWPNSVQQTVLANLEKESPKTLQYGVKVKRLLREGTCICGVEAELDGKTVRIGAKLVVGADGPFSMVRDALGIPTRLHRYQESYLVAMLDGHESLGESQYFVGKKTILGIFPAAGNKMYVFYMIPSGALADMKKEGTRALSECWTNIYPELGKTFETLTDWSQTAYMGTGRVKAKTWVAEGAVLIGDAAHGMNPHASQGRMQAMVDADILSEVIQTCAEKDDWSVSRVREFERRRRPQVTMLQRLADEEVFFWNTGNPVLSYLRDRVFMTIDNNPRLKYQVLSATAGLRESPPFSFFDRIKAAGIIPDSQARQAFGQK; encoded by the coding sequence ATGGATCTCCAAAAAGATGTGGTTATCGTCGGAGCTGGTGGGGGCGGAGCTATTCTTGCCACTAAATTGGCGAGAAAACATATCAGCGCAACAGTCCTGGAGCAGAGTTCAGGCCCCCCGCAGGGGTTGCGGGGAGAGATCCTGCAGCCTAATGGCCAGCGAATTCTAGATGAAATGGGTTTGTTGGCGCAGCTGCCTTCCCATGCGATTCGTCCAGTGCGATACTTTCATTTTAGACGGGTTGGAGGTGAGCGATTATGCACGGTGGATTATGGAACGCTGCCTCAACCCTACAATAGAGCGTTAGTGATGTGGCCGAATAGTGTTCAACAAACGGTCTTAGCAAATTTGGAGAAGGAAAGTCCAAAAACTTTACAGTATGGCGTAAAGGTAAAGCGTTTGTTGCGTGAAGGAACCTGTATCTGTGGTGTGGAAGCTGAATTAGACGGGAAGACGGTCCGCATAGGAGCGAAATTGGTCGTTGGTGCCGATGGTCCCTTTTCTATGGTTCGCGACGCATTGGGTATTCCCACTCGGCTTCATCGATACCAGGAAAGTTATCTTGTCGCGATGCTCGACGGACATGAGTCACTTGGAGAATCGCAATATTTTGTCGGAAAAAAAACTATCCTGGGAATATTTCCTGCCGCAGGCAATAAAATGTATGTCTTCTACATGATACCTTCCGGAGCGCTCGCAGACATGAAGAAAGAGGGGACACGCGCATTATCCGAATGTTGGACGAACATTTATCCCGAGTTGGGAAAAACCTTCGAGACGTTAACAGACTGGAGCCAAACCGCCTACATGGGAACTGGGCGGGTCAAGGCAAAGACGTGGGTCGCCGAAGGGGCCGTGTTAATCGGTGATGCGGCGCATGGAATGAATCCCCATGCTTCTCAAGGACGCATGCAGGCCATGGTGGATGCTGATATACTCAGTGAAGTGATCCAGACCTGTGCGGAAAAGGATGATTGGTCTGTCTCGCGCGTACGAGAATTTGAACGCCGCCGTCGGCCTCAAGTGACGATGTTGCAACGTTTGGCCGATGAAGAGGTCTTCTTCTGGAACACGGGCAATCCGGTCTTGTCCTATCTTCGCGATCGAGTGTTCATGACCATCGATAATAACCCACGCTTAAAATACCAAGTGCTCAGTGCCACTGCTGGGTTACGCGAATCGCCGCCCTTCTCATTTTTTGATCGGATAAAGGCCGCAGGCATCATTCCCGATTCCCAGGCGCGTCAGGCATTTGGGCAAAAATAA
- the mtnA gene encoding S-methyl-5-thioribose-1-phosphate isomerase, whose translation MIPTVEWGEDSVNILDQSLLPGKIVVLQCCDYQSVIQAIRELRVRGAPAIGVTAAMGLALGAKQICTASLDDFRREFDVMCTQMSGARPTAVNLFWAIERMKNVLLRASGLSPDQLKQDLIDEAQAICREDIARNQAIGEYGAALIEDGQTILTHCNAGALATAGYGTALGVIRSAWRTKKHIHVFADETRPVLQGARLTTWELLQDGIPTTLITDNAAGALMRQGKIHVCLVGADRIAANGDVANKIGTYTVAVLAKTHGLPFYVAAPTSTIDMDTLSGEQIPIEQRDSSEVTTLYSDRQIAPAAVEVLNPAFDITPAELITGIITERGVVSPSKLSTLQS comes from the coding sequence ATGATTCCGACGGTTGAATGGGGAGAGGATTCCGTGAATATCCTGGATCAGAGTCTTTTGCCTGGGAAAATCGTCGTGCTGCAATGTTGTGATTATCAATCTGTTATACAGGCTATTCGAGAGCTCAGGGTGCGTGGCGCTCCAGCGATTGGCGTCACGGCAGCGATGGGGCTGGCCTTGGGAGCCAAACAGATCTGCACCGCATCGCTCGATGATTTTCGACGGGAGTTTGACGTGATGTGTACGCAGATGAGCGGCGCCCGTCCTACGGCCGTGAATTTATTCTGGGCTATTGAGCGAATGAAGAACGTGCTATTACGGGCATCCGGCTTGTCGCCAGATCAGTTGAAACAAGACTTGATCGATGAAGCGCAGGCGATTTGCCGGGAAGATATCGCTCGGAACCAGGCGATTGGCGAGTACGGGGCCGCATTAATCGAGGATGGACAGACCATCTTAACGCATTGTAATGCCGGTGCGCTTGCGACTGCCGGCTATGGAACCGCATTAGGAGTCATTCGGTCGGCATGGAGGACCAAAAAGCATATTCATGTCTTTGCTGATGAGACGCGCCCGGTGTTGCAAGGGGCACGGTTGACGACCTGGGAACTTTTGCAAGACGGGATTCCTACGACGTTAATCACCGACAATGCGGCAGGGGCATTGATGCGACAAGGAAAAATTCATGTGTGTCTTGTCGGTGCCGACCGCATTGCGGCCAACGGAGATGTTGCGAATAAGATCGGAACGTATACTGTGGCGGTATTGGCAAAAACCCACGGACTTCCGTTTTATGTCGCCGCGCCGACTTCAACGATTGATATGGACACTCTTTCGGGGGAGCAGATCCCAATCGAGCAACGGGATTCGTCAGAAGTGACCACGTTGTATAGCGACCGACAGATCGCCCCTGCGGCGGTTGAGGTTTTAAACCCGGCTTTTGATATTACTCCAGCTGAGCTCATTACCGGAATTATTACGGAACGCGGAGTTGTGTCGCCTTCCAAACTCTCTACGCTTCAATCGTGA
- a CDS encoding TPM domain-containing protein: MNGFIRLFYIVGLVGLWVSVGMMSVVHAQYPRPQVKLNLPTPLGYVSDYAEVLSPHWSKQIRAVCKELEQRTGVEMIVVTLASVDIEGMNVQDYASALYKGWRIGTAQQERGILILASMEDRQAVVVLGRSLLSVISRQQLDELSTQYFIPMFREQDLGSLFYQAIVRLAASAGEVQFLEPAEKKSSRAGFWMNLSVAMVMLYILWRFTRPERRHPFQRWRRGEYWSTGQGGFGSNFGGFGGRMEE; this comes from the coding sequence ATGAATGGGTTTATCAGGCTGTTTTACATCGTCGGACTCGTTGGTTTGTGGGTGAGCGTTGGCATGATGTCTGTCGTGCATGCGCAATATCCGAGGCCGCAGGTCAAGCTCAATCTTCCTACGCCACTGGGATATGTCAGCGACTATGCCGAAGTCCTCTCTCCGCATTGGTCCAAACAAATTCGCGCGGTTTGCAAAGAGCTCGAACAACGGACTGGAGTGGAAATGATCGTTGTCACTCTCGCGTCAGTGGATATCGAGGGAATGAACGTTCAGGACTATGCCTCTGCATTATACAAGGGATGGAGAATTGGCACGGCTCAGCAGGAGAGAGGTATCCTCATCCTGGCATCGATGGAGGATCGACAGGCCGTCGTTGTACTCGGGCGGAGCTTATTGTCCGTCATTTCCCGCCAGCAGCTCGATGAGCTTTCGACGCAATACTTTATCCCAATGTTTCGAGAGCAAGACCTGGGTTCATTATTCTATCAAGCCATTGTGCGGCTGGCGGCTTCGGCTGGAGAGGTGCAATTTCTCGAGCCGGCAGAAAAAAAGTCTTCGCGCGCTGGGTTCTGGATGAATCTTTCTGTGGCGATGGTAATGTTGTACATACTCTGGAGATTCACCCGTCCTGAGCGTCGTCATCCGTTTCAACGCTGGCGACGAGGAGAATATTGGAGCACCGGCCAGGGCGGATTCGGTTCGAATTTTGGGGGATTTGGCGGGCGAATGGAAGAATGA
- a CDS encoding response regulator — MDGTTSSTASSQPSILIVEDEEGPRESIKMVLSPYFNLITVDSAEVALQVLKRQAIDLVTLDLKLPGQQGIDLLQKIRQEGKELDVIIITGYGTLQSAMEAIRQGVAAYILKPFNVAELLAVVDQTFERRRRMTSLQGALEAFGNLWSGGSSLTTAVENIKTLLEAKSPELARHCDRVNFYSSLLAEHLQVSVEEKEYIQVGAYIHDIGKFGIHNRLISGDLPQSEQDHEVIKCHPVIGEKMIQALPFPKPISDIVHSHHERWDGTGYPDELTGEAIPYLARIVGLANIFDHLVVGQNNRGPLAVPEAREHIRREAGKSIDPTLANLFAKVVW; from the coding sequence ATGGACGGCACTACAAGTTCTACCGCTTCCAGTCAGCCCTCAATCCTGATCGTCGAAGATGAAGAAGGACCGCGAGAGTCGATCAAGATGGTCCTCTCTCCCTACTTCAACCTGATCACTGTCGACTCGGCAGAAGTCGCGCTTCAGGTGTTGAAGCGTCAAGCCATAGACTTAGTCACACTCGACTTAAAACTCCCCGGACAGCAAGGAATCGATCTCTTACAAAAAATCCGTCAAGAGGGCAAAGAATTAGATGTGATCATCATCACAGGATATGGCACCTTACAATCTGCTATGGAAGCCATACGGCAGGGCGTTGCGGCCTATATCCTGAAACCATTCAATGTCGCGGAACTGCTCGCCGTCGTCGATCAGACGTTTGAACGCCGGCGACGCATGACATCCCTTCAAGGTGCACTCGAAGCCTTCGGAAACTTATGGAGCGGCGGCAGCAGCCTCACGACCGCCGTTGAAAATATTAAAACACTCCTTGAGGCCAAAAGCCCGGAACTCGCTCGACATTGCGACCGCGTCAATTTTTACTCGTCGTTGCTCGCGGAACATCTGCAGGTATCTGTCGAAGAGAAAGAATACATTCAGGTCGGCGCTTACATACACGATATCGGCAAGTTCGGCATTCACAATCGTTTGATCTCTGGGGACCTCCCGCAATCAGAACAAGACCACGAAGTGATCAAATGTCATCCGGTGATTGGCGAAAAAATGATTCAAGCGCTTCCCTTCCCCAAGCCAATATCCGACATCGTGCATTCTCATCATGAGCGGTGGGATGGAACCGGCTACCCTGACGAGTTAACCGGTGAAGCCATTCCCTACCTGGCAAGAATAGTAGGACTGGCAAATATATTCGATCACCTGGTCGTTGGCCAGAATAATCGAGGACCTTTGGCTGTCCCGGAGGCCCGCGAACATATTAGACGAGAGGCAGGTAAAAGCATCGATCCCACTCTTGCCAATCTTTTCGCGAAAGTGGTGTGGTAA
- a CDS encoding nucleotidyltransferase domain-containing protein, whose protein sequence is MSSLQASSPPIPESAQQTLRKYLKQLRPKLEAHIEGVILYGSLVRGEYVEGHSNINLLLVVNEPTLELLQHCGHLTEKWQRQGVVPPLVLTEQELCQSVEYFPLEYFEIKDNHLLLEGRDPLETLHVNDHYLLLQCLQELHGNLFRVRQRFIEGFGNSEAIRALLPLSLTALLPCLRGLCRVFGQASGGTSEAFLRNLPHTLQVENPVFLEVLEAKQGLRSPGRLAWPGLFQEYVRGLEEIITCVRENQQRLSNS, encoded by the coding sequence ATGTCTAGTCTTCAGGCATCCTCACCTCCAATCCCTGAATCGGCGCAACAGACACTACGCAAATATCTCAAACAATTGCGCCCAAAACTGGAAGCGCATATTGAAGGAGTCATTCTCTATGGGAGCCTTGTCAGGGGGGAGTATGTTGAAGGGCATTCCAATATCAATCTCTTGTTGGTCGTGAACGAGCCCACCTTAGAGCTTCTTCAGCATTGCGGGCATCTGACCGAAAAATGGCAGCGTCAAGGAGTGGTGCCGCCGTTAGTATTGACGGAACAGGAGCTTTGTCAGTCTGTCGAATATTTCCCGTTAGAATATTTTGAGATCAAGGATAACCATCTTTTGCTCGAGGGAAGAGATCCGCTAGAGACGTTGCATGTCAATGATCACTATCTCCTGTTGCAATGTCTTCAGGAATTACACGGGAATCTTTTTCGAGTCAGGCAGCGTTTTATCGAAGGGTTTGGCAATTCGGAAGCGATTCGGGCTTTGTTGCCGCTTTCCTTGACGGCGTTGTTGCCGTGTCTTCGCGGGCTGTGCCGGGTCTTTGGGCAAGCGTCGGGGGGGACGTCCGAGGCTTTCTTACGCAACCTCCCTCACACGCTACAGGTCGAGAATCCAGTATTCTTGGAAGTGCTGGAGGCAAAGCAAGGCTTAAGGAGTCCGGGCCGATTGGCCTGGCCTGGTTTGTTTCAAGAGTATGTGCGCGGCTTAGAAGAAATCATCACCTGCGTTCGTGAAAACCAGCAACGGCTATCCAACTCATGA
- a CDS encoding PAS domain S-box protein, with translation MKDIRNPKNIPETEPSAISETEEMVEALRQKPRDFLQRRNSGEEWEQAFNALTDQIIILDRTGIILWANKAVSDYFESTHSSLIGLDYRIPYYGTIHLQDPPPWETVLAGALSAVMETWLPCLKGWFLVSCYPLCDRQGEQWGVISVVKDITQQKRVEEALRDIAQGAPAAGSVAFFRSLVKDLSNALNLEYAILAEFPGSDKTQAQTVATWAQGSFAENFSWNLTPAFRQRVLSPRHPNWTNTALQEFPDDPLLSQWQISSFIGSPLVGASGQTIGLVAAMGKTALSNIQVAQSIIRLFAVRAASELERKRAEEALRDSEERYRAIVENSYDLIFETTPSGQCLYLSPNCSNALGYQVNELLEKNFFDFVHPDEREELALEFERRVNGFESGEMVCRLHHHTDEWRWFESHTRPFRTTTGTILVLIDARDITERKRAEEERLHATKLESVGVLAGGIAHDFNNILTSVFANVGLSKMLASKQKAPADGSIVERLTAAEKACLRARDLTKQLLTFAKGGAPIKNIASISNFIMDTVEFALRGSNVRCEVNLPGNLWAVEVDEGQMSQVIQNLIINADQAMPDGGVITVKAENTEIEQTTNLPINDGRYVVVTITDQGIGIAPEYVSKIFDPYFTTKPKGSGLGLATTYSIMKRHDGHITVSSQLGGGTTFQLYIPAAKTEEREVLEEDEALIEGTGRILIMDDEVEIRDILGKMLEHLGYEVTYTSEGTEAVTAYRQALQQEKPFHLAIIDLTIPGGMGGKETVRHLQQLDSQVLAVVSSGYCNDPVLANPEQFGFKGVITKPYNLSDLSKTLSKILMEC, from the coding sequence ATGAAAGACATCCGAAACCCAAAAAATATTCCAGAGACGGAGCCGTCCGCCATATCCGAGACAGAAGAGATGGTCGAAGCATTACGTCAGAAGCCGAGAGACTTTCTGCAACGACGCAACTCCGGGGAAGAATGGGAGCAGGCATTCAACGCCCTCACCGATCAGATTATCATCCTCGATCGTACGGGAATCATCCTCTGGGCGAACAAAGCCGTATCAGACTATTTCGAATCCACCCATTCCAGTCTCATTGGCCTTGATTATCGCATTCCCTATTATGGCACGATTCACCTTCAAGATCCCCCTCCTTGGGAAACGGTCTTAGCAGGAGCGCTTTCGGCCGTGATGGAGACATGGTTACCATGTCTGAAAGGCTGGTTTTTAGTCTCATGTTATCCGCTCTGTGATCGTCAGGGGGAACAATGGGGTGTCATCTCAGTCGTCAAGGATATCACCCAGCAGAAACGAGTCGAAGAAGCTCTTCGTGATATCGCTCAAGGCGCACCGGCAGCCGGCAGTGTGGCCTTCTTTCGATCGCTCGTAAAAGACCTCTCCAACGCACTCAATCTTGAATATGCCATCCTAGCTGAATTTCCAGGCTCCGATAAAACCCAGGCGCAAACAGTCGCCACGTGGGCCCAAGGCTCATTCGCGGAAAATTTTTCCTGGAATCTGACCCCAGCCTTCAGACAGCGTGTGTTGTCGCCTCGGCATCCCAACTGGACCAACACCGCCCTCCAAGAGTTCCCTGATGACCCGCTCCTCTCACAATGGCAAATTTCAAGCTTTATCGGAAGCCCACTCGTCGGAGCCTCGGGACAAACCATCGGACTTGTCGCCGCGATGGGCAAGACCGCGTTGAGTAATATTCAGGTAGCTCAGTCGATTATTCGTTTATTTGCCGTTCGCGCCGCAAGCGAGTTAGAACGCAAACGCGCTGAAGAAGCGCTACGTGACAGCGAGGAGCGATACCGCGCGATTGTCGAAAACTCCTATGACCTCATTTTTGAGACGACACCATCCGGACAATGTCTCTACTTGAGTCCCAATTGCAGCAACGCGTTGGGCTATCAGGTCAATGAACTTTTAGAAAAAAACTTTTTTGATTTCGTTCATCCAGACGAACGAGAAGAACTGGCCCTGGAATTTGAACGGAGGGTGAATGGGTTCGAATCAGGGGAAATGGTCTGTCGACTGCATCATCATACCGATGAATGGCGGTGGTTTGAAAGTCATACACGCCCCTTTCGGACCACGACTGGAACGATTCTTGTATTAATCGACGCACGTGACATCACTGAACGCAAACGCGCAGAAGAAGAACGATTGCACGCGACGAAACTTGAGTCAGTTGGCGTCCTGGCAGGAGGTATCGCGCATGATTTCAATAATATTTTGACATCGGTCTTCGCGAATGTCGGGCTTTCGAAAATGCTTGCCTCCAAACAGAAGGCTCCAGCAGACGGCAGCATCGTTGAACGGCTGACCGCAGCCGAAAAAGCCTGCTTACGAGCACGGGATTTGACAAAGCAACTCTTGACCTTCGCCAAAGGTGGGGCGCCAATCAAAAATATCGCATCGATCTCGAACTTCATCATGGATACGGTAGAATTTGCCTTGCGTGGCTCGAATGTCCGCTGCGAAGTGAATTTACCCGGGAATCTTTGGGCAGTGGAAGTCGATGAAGGACAGATGAGTCAAGTCATCCAAAACCTCATCATCAATGCCGATCAAGCCATGCCCGACGGCGGAGTCATCACGGTCAAAGCCGAAAACACGGAAATCGAGCAGACGACGAACCTTCCCATCAACGATGGACGCTATGTGGTCGTGACGATTACCGATCAGGGTATCGGCATTGCGCCTGAATATGTCAGCAAGATCTTTGACCCCTATTTCACGACCAAACCAAAGGGCAGCGGGCTTGGCCTGGCGACGACCTATTCCATCATGAAACGTCATGACGGGCACATTACGGTCAGCTCGCAGCTCGGAGGTGGCACCACATTTCAACTCTACATTCCAGCGGCTAAAACGGAAGAACGTGAGGTCCTGGAAGAGGATGAAGCCTTGATTGAGGGGACGGGAAGAATCTTAATCATGGATGACGAAGTTGAGATCCGGGATATACTCGGCAAAATGCTCGAACATCTTGGATACGAAGTCACGTATACGAGCGAAGGAACGGAGGCCGTCACAGCATATCGTCAAGCCTTGCAACAGGAGAAGCCTTTTCACCTTGCCATCATTGACTTAACCATTCCGGGAGGAATGGGCGGTAAAGAAACGGTACGCCATTTACAACAACTCGACTCGCAGGTTTTAGCAGTCGTATCGAGTGGCTATTGCAACGATCCCGTGCTAGCGAATCCGGAACAATTTGGCTTCAAAGGCGTGATCACCAAACCCTACAATCTGTCAGACCTCTCCAAGACTCTCAGCAAAATACTCATGGAGTGCTGA
- a CDS encoding AsmA-like C-terminal domain-containing protein, with amino-acid sequence MKRRLRYMLLIVLTIVGCLIAVVLAGPFFLNPVYFQTMALEYMQRTLGPHIHVGRTHLSLWPYPHIDVADVTVKERPDTHAFFRAKRISLDLKIFSLLRREFSVKELSIEEPELEVKRGRDGTWWMFQAGQTTSGDSLFIGLSLIEKVMVADGRIVFIDESPREEARGIVLQDVDLSFINTGSQEAVPTLEVSGLIPQSSKTARFLWEGTVNVMSAESSEPLFRLADVHQAVNVDGMLKVRNLDVLQIADFFSVQSEEASQLGVTDIEGHMTLMPGRVGYELNVSDLRVSGQVGLLTGNANISGLLTDDLTTYASFQSTPISLGAIRSLIPSEAIPRNFRPVWTEGEIEGQVEVVQATVAGSTRPDVGVSVAGTFQLHESSWKSKGGTPNLENVSGEIVVEPDRIRLRRFHGMYESLPVESGNGVILFKDSGPWFEADIHGQISGEQVVHLMANLSQSPSTRTFLSRVKAVEGMGGLHLQFAGLLGSVEGVTLKAGEYMVDNLAFHFDLFKDLITFDRGRLSFTPTEVKLEEVHGHAAGSRFRLHGTIHTLHGLTFDRFAIDATVHDPRLSEMFSHLAYLQQVKILGDVAFHGSVSGTTDLPRFKGEFDLSESSMVLPGLLTKPRGVRGVFRMDVAVRQHGILAIQQAELAILPFRLSVRARVRTTPQFEFHARLNTGPINVGLLPAHVVVGKQIFKAGILEVSLEIQGKGYTWTDWKPRGWIALTEGRVDVPNLSVPLSDVLLRLKVSPTFAEVKRLQWKMQDSDIHLTSTIKNWRGKPEIDIVLESTNFNFDVLIPKNNGTDLQDWLAYLAGTATVMGNIRVDHPMYRHLEGQNLSSILRIRDGLLTLDRIRGRAYGKPIVGRVFVHLPQERPAAVRSSFHVKGVPLEPIQQSIGSHDHIVTGNLSMRGMIQGHGRDARGVLSTLNGHVDMVIKDGYVNKGTVLPRILELLNIPTILRDQIDLKKEGFPFRKSTATLQVANGVIETKNMIVESPIMQMTAVGSYNLVTDQLDGVTAISPFGRYSDFLKSIPLFGRILAGDRKGIATAMFDVRGPLASPDIQYMPMESFATGLSGLSQLAFDVLKNTITLPLDLLKSDSKEEDSETSKKR; translated from the coding sequence GCTGTCGTGTTAGCCGGCCCATTTTTTTTGAACCCAGTCTATTTCCAAACCATGGCGCTAGAGTACATGCAGCGTACGTTGGGACCGCATATTCATGTGGGGCGGACCCATCTGTCGCTGTGGCCTTATCCTCATATCGACGTGGCCGATGTCACGGTGAAAGAACGTCCGGATACGCATGCTTTTTTCCGGGCGAAGCGCATAAGTTTAGATTTGAAAATCTTCTCCTTGCTCCGTCGAGAATTTTCAGTCAAGGAACTCTCCATCGAAGAGCCGGAGTTAGAGGTGAAGCGTGGACGTGACGGGACATGGTGGATGTTTCAGGCTGGCCAAACGACGTCAGGTGATTCGTTGTTCATCGGTTTATCCCTCATCGAAAAAGTGATGGTTGCGGATGGGCGCATTGTCTTTATCGACGAATCTCCACGTGAAGAAGCCCGTGGAATCGTGCTTCAGGATGTCGATCTGTCCTTTATAAACACGGGATCCCAAGAGGCGGTGCCAACGCTTGAAGTCTCGGGGCTGATTCCACAGTCATCCAAAACAGCAAGATTTTTATGGGAGGGGACTGTGAATGTGATGTCCGCAGAATCATCGGAGCCTTTGTTCCGGCTCGCTGATGTTCATCAAGCCGTCAACGTCGATGGAATGCTCAAGGTGAGGAATTTGGATGTCCTTCAGATTGCTGACTTTTTTTCCGTTCAATCTGAAGAGGCGTCGCAATTGGGAGTAACCGACATTGAAGGGCATATGACGTTGATGCCCGGTCGGGTCGGGTATGAATTGAATGTGTCCGACCTCCGCGTGAGCGGGCAGGTTGGTTTATTGACTGGAAATGCCAACATTTCTGGATTGTTGACTGACGATCTCACGACGTATGCAAGCTTTCAATCGACACCGATTTCTTTAGGGGCTATTCGGTCGTTAATCCCTTCAGAGGCGATCCCTAGAAATTTTCGTCCGGTATGGACGGAAGGGGAGATAGAGGGACAGGTTGAAGTTGTGCAAGCGACCGTAGCCGGTTCAACCCGTCCAGACGTCGGGGTCTCTGTCGCGGGGACCTTCCAGCTACACGAAAGTTCCTGGAAATCCAAAGGCGGCACGCCAAATCTTGAGAATGTCAGCGGTGAAATTGTTGTAGAACCGGACCGAATCCGTTTGCGGCGTTTTCATGGAATGTACGAATCTTTGCCGGTTGAGTCGGGCAATGGAGTGATTCTTTTTAAGGACTCGGGGCCATGGTTTGAGGCAGATATTCACGGGCAAATATCAGGAGAACAGGTGGTCCATTTGATGGCAAACCTTTCACAGTCGCCATCAACTCGTACCTTCTTGAGTCGTGTAAAAGCTGTTGAAGGCATGGGCGGTCTCCACCTGCAATTTGCCGGTCTGTTAGGAAGTGTTGAAGGGGTGACCTTGAAGGCTGGTGAGTATATGGTCGATAACCTCGCATTCCATTTCGACCTATTCAAAGATCTCATAACCTTTGATCGAGGACGCTTGTCGTTTACTCCAACGGAGGTTAAATTGGAGGAAGTTCATGGTCACGCGGCCGGCAGCCGGTTTCGATTGCATGGCACGATCCACACACTGCATGGCCTGACGTTTGATCGATTCGCGATCGATGCAACCGTTCACGATCCACGTCTATCCGAAATGTTTTCTCACCTCGCATATTTGCAGCAAGTGAAAATCTTGGGAGATGTGGCATTCCATGGGAGCGTGTCAGGAACCACGGACCTCCCAAGATTCAAGGGAGAATTTGATCTCTCTGAGTCATCAATGGTTTTGCCTGGCTTGTTGACGAAACCACGAGGGGTTCGCGGTGTGTTCCGAATGGATGTCGCGGTGCGGCAACATGGAATTTTGGCGATTCAGCAAGCGGAACTGGCCATTCTTCCTTTTCGTTTGTCCGTCCGCGCCCGAGTGAGGACCACGCCACAATTTGAATTTCACGCTCGTCTCAATACCGGGCCGATTAATGTCGGTTTGTTGCCAGCTCACGTCGTTGTCGGAAAACAAATCTTCAAAGCGGGAATTTTAGAGGTGTCATTAGAAATACAGGGGAAGGGATATACATGGACTGACTGGAAACCGCGGGGATGGATCGCATTAACCGAAGGCCGAGTGGATGTTCCTAATTTATCGGTACCGCTCTCAGACGTGTTGTTGCGCCTCAAGGTCAGTCCAACGTTCGCGGAAGTAAAACGATTGCAGTGGAAGATGCAGGACAGTGATATCCATCTCACGAGCACGATCAAAAATTGGCGAGGTAAGCCGGAAATCGATATCGTGCTTGAGTCCACAAACTTTAATTTCGACGTATTGATCCCAAAAAACAATGGCACTGACCTTCAGGACTGGTTGGCCTACTTGGCAGGAACAGCGACGGTCATGGGCAATATTCGAGTTGATCATCCCATGTACCGGCATTTGGAGGGGCAGAACCTTTCAAGTATTCTAAGGATTCGAGATGGCTTGTTGACACTCGATCGAATTCGTGGTCGAGCCTATGGGAAGCCAATCGTGGGACGTGTGTTCGTGCATCTTCCACAAGAACGTCCTGCGGCGGTCCGTTCGTCTTTTCATGTCAAAGGGGTGCCATTAGAGCCGATTCAGCAGTCTATAGGATCGCATGATCATATTGTAACCGGTAATCTCTCGATGCGAGGCATGATACAGGGGCATGGCCGAGATGCCCGAGGAGTCCTGTCCACCTTAAATGGCCATGTCGACATGGTGATTAAAGATGGCTATGTGAACAAAGGCACAGTCCTGCCTCGAATCTTAGAGCTCCTGAACATCCCGACGATCTTACGTGACCAAATTGATTTGAAAAAAGAAGGATTTCCTTTCAGGAAATCGACAGCCACTCTCCAGGTTGCGAATGGCGTGATTGAGACGAAGAATATGATCGTCGAGAGTCCGATCATGCAGATGACGGCAGTTGGTTCCTATAATTTGGTCACGGATCAATTAGATGGAGTGACCGCGATCAGCCCATTTGGCCGCTATTCCGACTTCCTCAAAAGCATTCCTCTCTTCGGCCGAATTCTGGCCGGGGATCGAAAAGGAATTGCCACAGCGATGTTTGATGTACGTGGCCCCTTGGCTTCTCCGGACATTCAGTATATGCCCATGGAGTCATTCGCTACAGGCTTGTCTGGCTTATCACAACTGGCTTTCGATGTGTTAAAGAATACGATTACCTTACCCCTCGATCTCCTGAAATCTGACAGCAAAGAGGAGGACAGTGAAACGTCCAAGAAAAGGTAA